The nucleotide sequence CGATGGCGCCAAACTTCGGCGAACGGAACACGTCGCGAACTTCGGCGATACCCAGGATATTTTCCCGGACGTCACTGCCAAGCATGCCGGTAAGGGCTTTCTTGACGTCTTCGATGATGTCGTAGATGACGTTGTAGTAACGCATGTCCAGGCCTTCCTGCTCGACGATCTTCCGTGCGCCAGCATCGGCACGCACGTTGAAGCCGAACAGTACAGCGTTGGAAGCCAGTGCCAGGTTGGCGTCGGATTCGGTGATACCACCAACACCGCCACCGACCACACGCACTTGCACTTCGTCGTTACCCAGGCCATTCAAGGCGCCGTTCAACGCTTCAAGGGAGCCGCGAACGTCAGATTTGAGGACGATGTTAAGCGTCTTCTTCTCTTCCTGGCCCATGTTCTCGAAGATGTTCTCAAGCTTGCCGGCGTGAGCACGGGCCAGCTTGACTTCACGGAACTTGCCTTGACGGAACAGAGCCACTTCACGGGCTTTCTTCTCGTCAGCCACAACGCTCATCTCGTCGCCAGCGTCCGGGGTACCGTCCAGGCCGAGAATCTCGACCGGGATGGCCGGACCGGCTTCCTTGATTGGCTTGCCGTTCTCGTCGAGCATGGCGCGGACACGGCCATAGTTCGAACCGACCAGCACCATGTCGCCTTGGCGCAGGGTACCGTCTTGAACCAGCACAGTCGCCACCGGGCCACGGCCCTTGTCGAGACGCGATTCAACCACGACACCACGGCCAGGAGCCGAAGGCGTAGCCGTCAGTTCCAGGACTTCGGCTTGCAGCAGGACCGCTTCGAGCAGTTCGTCGACACCCGTACCCATCTTCGCGGAGACCGGTACGAACGGGGTGTCGCCACCCCACTCCTCGGACGTCACGCCGTGAACCGACAGTTCGCTGCGGATGCGATCGAGATCGGCGCCCGGCTTGTCGATTTTGTTCACTGCCACGACCAGCGGCACACCCGCCGCTTTGGCGTGCTGGACGGCTTCGATGGTTTGTGGCATCACGCCGTCGTCCGCCGCAACCACCAGGATCACGATGTCGGTTGCCTTGGCACCACGGGCACGCATTGCGGTAAACGCAGCGTGACCTGGGGTGTCGAGGAACGTCACCATACCGCGCTCGGTTTCAACGTGGTAGGCGCCGATGTGCTGGGTAATGCCGCCGGCTTCGCCCGCTGCAACCTTCGCACGACGGATATAGTCGAGCAGGGATGTCTTACCGTGGTCAACGTGGCCCATTACGGTCACGACCGGCGCACGGGAAACCGCCTCACCTTCAAACTTCAGGGACTCGGCCAGGGAATCTTCCAGGGCGGTGTCGCTGACCAGAACCACTTTGTGGCCCAGCTCTTCAGCGACCAGTTGGGCAGTTTCCTGATCCAGTACCTGGTTGATGGTGGCTGGCGTACCCAGCTTGAACATGAACTTGATGATTTCAGCAGCCTTGACCGACATCTGCTGGGCAAGATCGCCAACAGAGATGGTCTCGCCGATCTTCACTTCACGCACGACAGGACCGGTTGGGCTCTGGAAACCGTGGGCGTTGCGTTTCTTCAGCTTGGCCTTGCCACGACCGCCACGACGGAAGCCATCGCTTTCTTCGTCGGTAGTACGTGGAGCAACCCGTGGAGCAGGTGCCTTTTCCTTGACCGAAGCGCGATGCGGAGCGTTTTTACGCTCGCCATCGCCACCACCACCGCGACGATTATTATCGTCAGCACGTGGCTTGTCCGGACGACGAGGTTCGTCGCGCTTGCGTGCGTCGGCTGCCGGAGCTGGCGCCGGGGCCACCGGAGCGGCCTCACGCACAGCTTCTACAGGCGCAGCGACTGCTTCAGTGCTAGCAGGTTGCGCAGCAGTAGGCTGGCGACGCGCTTCTTCTTCGGCGCGACGCTTGGCTTCTTCTTCAGCCTTCTGACGAGCAGCATTTTCTACTGCGCGACGTTCGTCCAGCTCGCGTTTGCGCTCGGCTTCGATTTCTTCCGGGCTGCGCTGTACGAAGACTTTCTTCTTGCGTACTTCAACGCTGATGCTCTTGCTACCCGCAACACGCAGGGTGCTGGTGGTTTTGCGCTGCAGTGTAATCTTGCGCGGTTCTTCCACTTTCGCCTTGTGGCTGCTCTTCAAGTGAGTCAGCAAAGACTGCTTCTCACTATCGCTCACACCTTCATCGGCGGCGGTGTGCGGCAGACCTGCCTCACGCATCTGCTGCAACAGGCGCTCTACCGGTGTTTTGACCTCATCGGCCAGTTGTTTCACCGTGACTTGCGTCATGCACTTCTCTCCTCAGGCCGCGCCTAATTACTCGAACCAATGGGCTCGGGCGGCCATGATCAACTTGCCGGCACGATCATCGTCAATGCCGTCGATGTCGAGCAGATCGTCAATAGACTGCTCGGCCAGGTCTTCGCGGGTAATTACGCCGCGCACCGCCAGTTCCATCGCCAAATCCTTGTCCATACCCTCAAGCGAGAGCAGGTCTTCGGCCGGATGGGCGTCTGCCAGCTTTTCCTCAGTAGCGATGGCTTTAGTCAACAAACGATCCTTGGCCCGAGCGCGAAGCTCGTTGACGGTGTCTTCGTCAAAGCCGTCGATGTTGAGCATTTCTTCCAACGGTACGTAGGCAATCTCTTCCAGGCTGGTGAAGCCTTCATCTACCAGCACCTGTGCCAGGTCTTCATCGACTTCGAGCTCTTCGATAAAGTTGCGCAGGATGTCACCGGTTTCTGCTTGCTGCTTAGCCTGGATGTCCGATTCGGTCATGACATTCAGGGTCCAGCCGGTCAACTGGCTGGCCAGACGCACGTTCTGACCTCCACGACCAATGGCTTGAGCCAGATTGTCGGCGCCAACGGCGATGTCCATCGCATGGGCATCCTCGTCAACGATAATCGCCGCCACTTCAGCCGGCGACATAGCGTTGATCACGAACTGCGCGGGGTTATCGTCCCACAGGACGATGTCCACACGCTCACCGCCCAATTCACCCGACACTGCCTGGACGCGCGAACCGCGCATACCAATGCAAGCACCTTGCGGGTCGATGCGCTTGTCCTTGGAGCGGACCGCGATCTTGGCACGCGAACCCGGGTCGCGGGACGCAGCCATGACTTCGATCAGACCTTCAGCAATTTCCGGCACTTCGATACGGAACAGCTCGATCAGCATTTCCGGCGCAGTACGCGACAGGATCAACTGAGGGCCGCGGTTCTCGGTGCGGATTTCCTTGAGCAACGCACGCAAGCGCACGCCAACCCGGAAAGTTTCACGGGAAATGATGTCTTCACGGGCCAGCAACGCTTCGGCGTTGTTGCCCAGGTCAACGATCACGTTGTCGCGGGTGACCTTTTTCACGGTGCCGGAGATGATTTCACCCAGGCGCTCGCGATAGGCATCAACGACTTGAGCACGCTCGGCTTCGCGAACCTTCTGCACGATGACTTGCTTGGCAGTCTGTGCAGCAATCCGGCCGAACTCGATCGATTCGATCTTATCTTCGACAACATCACCGACCTGGGCGCCAGGATGCGTTTCAGCAACCTTGCTTGGCCAGGTTTCGATGGCCGGATCATCAAGATCGGCTTCTTCGACTACCGTCCAGCGACGGAAAGTCTCATAGGCACCGGTGTGGCGGTTGATTTCCACACGCAGATCAACTTCGTCTTCAAAACGTTTTTTGGTAGCAGTGGCCAGGGCCAGCTCCAACGCTTCAAAAATCACGTTTGCCGGTACGCCCTTTTCATTGGATACCGACTCAACAACCAGCAGTACTTCTTTGCTCATCGTACGCCTCGCCTTTCGCAAGCCATTGGATCCGCGGGATCCGCGTCTCAGTCAAAACTGGGAATAATGTTGGCCTTGTCGATCATATCGATCGGCAACAGGAATTCATGGTCTTCTACCTGCACCACGACATCCTGTTCTTC is from Pseudomonas mucidolens and encodes:
- the nusA gene encoding transcription termination factor NusA, producing the protein MSKEVLLVVESVSNEKGVPANVIFEALELALATATKKRFEDEVDLRVEINRHTGAYETFRRWTVVEEADLDDPAIETWPSKVAETHPGAQVGDVVEDKIESIEFGRIAAQTAKQVIVQKVREAERAQVVDAYRERLGEIISGTVKKVTRDNVIVDLGNNAEALLAREDIISRETFRVGVRLRALLKEIRTENRGPQLILSRTAPEMLIELFRIEVPEIAEGLIEVMAASRDPGSRAKIAVRSKDKRIDPQGACIGMRGSRVQAVSGELGGERVDIVLWDDNPAQFVINAMSPAEVAAIIVDEDAHAMDIAVGADNLAQAIGRGGQNVRLASQLTGWTLNVMTESDIQAKQQAETGDILRNFIEELEVDEDLAQVLVDEGFTSLEEIAYVPLEEMLNIDGFDEDTVNELRARAKDRLLTKAIATEEKLADAHPAEDLLSLEGMDKDLAMELAVRGVITREDLAEQSIDDLLDIDGIDDDRAGKLIMAARAHWFE
- the infB gene encoding translation initiation factor IF-2, whose amino-acid sequence is MTQVTVKQLADEVKTPVERLLQQMREAGLPHTAADEGVSDSEKQSLLTHLKSSHKAKVEEPRKITLQRKTTSTLRVAGSKSISVEVRKKKVFVQRSPEEIEAERKRELDERRAVENAARQKAEEEAKRRAEEEARRQPTAAQPASTEAVAAPVEAVREAAPVAPAPAPAADARKRDEPRRPDKPRADDNNRRGGGGDGERKNAPHRASVKEKAPAPRVAPRTTDEESDGFRRGGRGKAKLKKRNAHGFQSPTGPVVREVKIGETISVGDLAQQMSVKAAEIIKFMFKLGTPATINQVLDQETAQLVAEELGHKVVLVSDTALEDSLAESLKFEGEAVSRAPVVTVMGHVDHGKTSLLDYIRRAKVAAGEAGGITQHIGAYHVETERGMVTFLDTPGHAAFTAMRARGAKATDIVILVVAADDGVMPQTIEAVQHAKAAGVPLVVAVNKIDKPGADLDRIRSELSVHGVTSEEWGGDTPFVPVSAKMGTGVDELLEAVLLQAEVLELTATPSAPGRGVVVESRLDKGRGPVATVLVQDGTLRQGDMVLVGSNYGRVRAMLDENGKPIKEAGPAIPVEILGLDGTPDAGDEMSVVADEKKAREVALFRQGKFREVKLARAHAGKLENIFENMGQEEKKTLNIVLKSDVRGSLEALNGALNGLGNDEVQVRVVGGGVGGITESDANLALASNAVLFGFNVRADAGARKIVEQEGLDMRYYNVIYDIIEDVKKALTGMLGSDVRENILGIAEVRDVFRSPKFGAIAGCMVIEGVVHRNRPIRVLREDIVIFEGELESLRRFKDDASEVRAGMECGIGVKSYNDVKPGDKIEVYEKVQVARSL